In Juglans microcarpa x Juglans regia isolate MS1-56 chromosome 4S, Jm3101_v1.0, whole genome shotgun sequence, a single window of DNA contains:
- the LOC121261922 gene encoding probable pectinesterase 53 isoform X1 — translation MQNGYLNSIAKKVASLTAQKQSNASLGSGFSFKDSVVTGSGQVYLGRAWGEYSRVVFSYTFLDKVVLPQGWSDWGDQKRDSGVYYGEYKCSGPGANSTGRVPWARMLTNEEAEPFIGTHYVEDNTWLIKPL, via the exons ATGCAGAACGGCTATTTAAACTCCATTGCAAAGAAGGTGGCCTCCCTCACAGCCCAAAAGCAGAGCAATGCCTCATTGGGAAGTGGGTTTTCGTTCAAAGACAGTGTAGTAACAGGGAGTGGCCAGGTTTACCTTGGCAGAGCATGGGGTGAGTATTCCAGGGTGGTTTTCTCATACACATTCTTGGACAAGGTTGTTCTTCCCCAAGGGTGGAGTGATTGGGGTGATCAAAAGCGGGATTc AGGAGTGTATTATGGAGAATACAAATGTAGTGGACCAGGAGCCAACTCAACAGGAAGAGTGCCTTGGGCTAGAATGCTCACCAATGAAGAGGCTGAGCCTTTTATTGGGACTCACTATGTTGAAGACAATACTTGGCTCATAAAACCTCTTTag
- the LOC121261922 gene encoding uncharacterized protein LOC121261922 isoform X2: MQNGYLNSIAKKVASLTAQKQSNASLGSGFSFKDSVVTGSGQVYLGRAWEECIMENTNVVDQEPTQQEECLGLECSPMKRLSLLLGLTMLKTILGS; the protein is encoded by the exons ATGCAGAACGGCTATTTAAACTCCATTGCAAAGAAGGTGGCCTCCCTCACAGCCCAAAAGCAGAGCAATGCCTCATTGGGAAGTGGGTTTTCGTTCAAAGACAGTGTAGTAACAGGGAGTGGCCAGGTTTACCTTGGCAGAGCATGGG AGGAGTGTATTATGGAGAATACAAATGTAGTGGACCAGGAGCCAACTCAACAGGAAGAGTGCCTTGGGCTAGAATGCTCACCAATGAAGAGGCTGAGCCTTTTATTGGGACTCACTATGTTGAAGACAATACTTGGCTCATAA